A single window of Mugil cephalus isolate CIBA_MC_2020 chromosome 1, CIBA_Mcephalus_1.1, whole genome shotgun sequence DNA harbors:
- the LOC125006344 gene encoding type II inositol 3,4-bisphosphate 4-phosphatase-like isoform X2, with amino-acid sequence MEGVNEVGEVNMSRLQMEWQSEDNTLPGHKCPALCDSLHTSVHDKENSPMMRAVLCAQVSKVYRFQTEDQRWLLVREQMSETPLSFSLPRQLLSTLIQEHKDRVQEVKELADLSPHWDGLRHDVINRCSHLIGCYQEVLTELDKLSASCCFKASSSKSERHLQFVSTNLHSQRMEVTSPGSTGVWYEVITFGAPADHHQAFKHGGLKRLLGKHANHSHSSVTYSQEESSRARDLLSSVAQLQPQVFGFAEELLSISLELNAARLRLVLDSLTRQTERFVHALKDELVKSALLEIHQQHVTDSNGSHVHSNGLTCEGSQLDGEALPWQRDGVWRRDTEYDEEEWDMAWANVAKSLNCIVAMVDRLQGREEQHQKGTPSDQEATAWQEQLLPLVVTLRDCVREAVGKAQAAMTFVILQGALAATVTQGPASIVQRRHAVFSQALSALVCGFMLKLNRGLDDPDFLQQLHTVGILAQFEGLLSTYGDEVGMLEDMEVGVADLSRVAFAITEAKTDEPHDLLPRLCGTWAGFVVEVPVPPENFRLLPQELKDGSLIRVEPVLFNIGINQHQSLAERFGDSSLQERMNEQSCVRLKTYCSALRERLPDMAGVQTLPELLSSLNRSVESRKRKNVEVLWIAATVCRQVNGVRLTSCKSAKDRTAMSVTLEQCLLLRERHALNRQHFSSALDTMRSSLLLSSSPPRRLFQGRLQDGQRPEERGQQEVRLQRRSAPHLPQTVPASRRQLWIEEL; translated from the exons ATGGAGGGAGTGAACGAGGTCGGGGAGGTGAATATGTCCCGTCTGCAGATGGAGTGGCAGAGCGAGGACAACACTCTTCCTGGACACAAG TGTCCTGCGCTGTGTGACAGTCTTCACACCTCTGTCCACGACAAAGAAAATAGTCCAATGATGAGAGCTG tgCTGTGTGCTCAGGTGTCGAAGGTGTACCGGTTCCAGACGGAGGATCAGAGGTGGCTGCTGGTCAGGGAACAGATGTCGGAGACgccactctctttctctttgcccaGACAGCTACTGAGTACGCTCATACAGGAGCACAAAGACAG GGTTCAGGAAGTGAAGGAGCTCGCTGACCTTTCACCCCACTGGGACGGCCTCCGCCATGATGTCATCAACCGCTGTAGCCACCTGATTGGTTGCTATCAGGAAGTTCTCACTGAGCTTGATAAACTCTCAG CCTCGTGCTGCTTCAAGGCTAGCAGCAGTAAGTCGGAGCGACACCTTCAGTTTGTTTCCACCAACCTACACTCACAGAGAATGGAGGTCACCAGCCCAGGCAGCACAG GTGTGTGGTATGAGGTCATAACGTTTGGGGCTCCAGCCGATCACCACCAGGCCTTCAAACACGGAGGACTGAAACGACTCCTCGGAAAACACGCCAACCACAGCCACAG CTCGGTGACTTACTCCCAGGAGGAGAGCTCCAGAGCCAGGGACCTTCTGTCCAGCGTGGCCCAGCTGCAGCCTCAAGTCTTCGGGTTTGCCGAGGAGCTGCTCTCCATCTCCCTGGAGCTGAACGCCGCCCGACTCCGGCTCGTCCTCGATAGCCTGACCCGACAG ACCGAGCGGTTCGTCCACGCCCTCAAAGACGAGCTGGTCAAGAGCGCCCTGCTGGAGATCCACCAGCAACACGTGACCGACAGCAACGGCAGCCACGTCCACAGCAACGGGTTGACCTGCGAGGGTTCGCAGCTGGACGGAGAGGCATTGCCGTGGCAACGGGATGGCGTCTGGCGGCGCGACACGGAGTACGACGAGGAGGAGTGG gacaTGGCCTGGGCCAACGTGGCCAAGAGCCTGAACTGTATCGTAGCCATGGTGGACCGGCTGCAGGGGCGGGAGGAGCAACATCAGAAGGGGACGCCATCGGACCAGGAGGCCACGG cCTGGCAGGAGCAGctgctccccctggtggtcaCTCTCAGGGATTGTGTGCGCGAGGCCGTGGGGAAGGCCCAGGCCGCCATGACGTTTGTAatcctgcagggggcgctggCGGCAACTGTCACTCAGGGGCCTGCGTCCATCGTCCAGAGACGTCACGCCGTCTTCAGCCAGGCG CTGTCTGCGTTGGTTTGTGGCTTCATGCTGAAGCTGAACAGAGGTCTCGATGATCCTGacttcctgcagcagcttcacaCTGTCGGCATCCTGGCTCAGTTTGAAGGCCTGCTCAGCACCTACG GTGATGAGGTGGGGATGCTGGAGGACATGGAGGTGGGCGTGGCCGACCTGAGCCGAGTTGCGTTCGCCATCACCGAGGCCAAAACGGACGAACCTCACGACCTGCTGCCGAGGCTCTGTGGAACATG GGCTGGTTTTGTCGTCGAGGTCCCGGTGCCCCCAGAGAACTTCAGGTTGTTGCCACAAGAGCTAAAAGACGGGAGTTTGATTCGAGTTGAACCGGTTCTGTTCAACATTGGAATCAATCAGCACCAGAGTCTGGCTGAgag gttTGGTGACAGTTCACTGCAagagagaatgaatgaacagaGCTGTGTCAGACTGAAGACTTATTGTAGCGCGCTGAGAGAGAGGCTTCCTGACATGG CCGGAGTCCAGACGCTGCCAGAGCTGCTGTCGTCTCTGAATCGCAGCGTGGAgtccaggaagaggaagaacgTGGAGGTCCTGTGGATCGCTGCGACG GTGTGTCGTCAGGTGAACGGCGTCCGGCTGACGAGCTGTAAGAGCGCAAAGGACCGGACGGCCATGTCGGTGACGCTGGAGCAGTGTTTGTTACTTAGAGAGCGGCACGCCCTCAACCGGCAACACTTCAGCTCCGCACTGGACACCATGAGGAG tagcctcctcctctcctcctctcctcctcgtcgGCTCTTCCAGGGACGGCTGCAGGATGGACAACGTCCAGAAGAACGTGGGCAACAGGAAGTTCGCCTTCAGCGGCGTTCAGCTCCTCACCTTCCCCAAACTGTACCGGCCTCCAGACGGCAGCTATGGATAGAGgagctctga
- the LOC125006344 gene encoding type II inositol 3,4-bisphosphate 4-phosphatase-like isoform X5, producing MRGAYFGAAEAEDTTTPCLFLLFQRRFLGFTSFSIRDLLRSKEPHTSFNLRTMEGVNEVGEVNMSRLQMEWQSEDNTLPGHKCPALCDSLHTSVHDKENSPMMRAVLCAQVSKVYRFQTEDQRWLLVREQMSETPLSFSLPRQLLSTLIQEHKDRVQEVKELADLSPHWDGLRHDVINRCSHLIGCYQEVLTELDKLSASCCFKASSSKSERHLQFVSTNLHSQRMEVTSPGSTGVWYEVITFGAPADHHQAFKHGGLKRLLGKHANHSHSSVTYSQEESSRARDLLSSVAQLQPQVFGFAEELLSISLELNAARLRLVLDSLTRQTERFVHALKDELVKSALLEIHQQHVTDSNGSHVHSNGLTCEGSQLDGEALPWQRDGVWRRDTEYDEEEWDMAWANVAKSLNCIVAMVDRLQGREEQHQKGTPSDQEATAWQEQLLPLVVTLRDCVREAVGKAQAAMTFVILQGALAATVTQGPASIVQRRHAVFSQALSALVCGFMLKLNRGLDDPDFLQQLHTVGILAQFEGLLSTYGDEVGMLEDMEVGVADLSRVAFAITEAKTDEPHDLLPRLCGTWAGFVVEVPVPPENFRLLPQELKDGSLIRVEPVLFNIGINQHQSLAERFGDSSLQERMNEQSCVRLKTYCSALRERLPDMAGVQTLPELLSSLNRSVESRKRKNVEVLWIAATVCRQVNGVRLTSCKSAKDRTAMSVTLEQCLLLRERHALNRQHFSSALDTMRRDGCRMDNVQKNVGNRKFAFSGVQLLTFPKLYRPPDGSYG from the exons ATGAGAGGTGCATATTTTGGTGCAGCTGAAGCTGAGGATACAACAACGCCCTGTCTGTTTTTGCTCTTTCAGAGGAGGTTCCTGGGTttcacctccttctccatcAGAGATCTCCTCCGGTCCAAGGAGCCTCACACCTCCTTTAACCTCAG GACAATGGAGGGAGTGAACGAGGTCGGGGAGGTGAATATGTCCCGTCTGCAGATGGAGTGGCAGAGCGAGGACAACACTCTTCCTGGACACAAG TGTCCTGCGCTGTGTGACAGTCTTCACACCTCTGTCCACGACAAAGAAAATAGTCCAATGATGAGAGCTG tgCTGTGTGCTCAGGTGTCGAAGGTGTACCGGTTCCAGACGGAGGATCAGAGGTGGCTGCTGGTCAGGGAACAGATGTCGGAGACgccactctctttctctttgcccaGACAGCTACTGAGTACGCTCATACAGGAGCACAAAGACAG GGTTCAGGAAGTGAAGGAGCTCGCTGACCTTTCACCCCACTGGGACGGCCTCCGCCATGATGTCATCAACCGCTGTAGCCACCTGATTGGTTGCTATCAGGAAGTTCTCACTGAGCTTGATAAACTCTCAG CCTCGTGCTGCTTCAAGGCTAGCAGCAGTAAGTCGGAGCGACACCTTCAGTTTGTTTCCACCAACCTACACTCACAGAGAATGGAGGTCACCAGCCCAGGCAGCACAG GTGTGTGGTATGAGGTCATAACGTTTGGGGCTCCAGCCGATCACCACCAGGCCTTCAAACACGGAGGACTGAAACGACTCCTCGGAAAACACGCCAACCACAGCCACAG CTCGGTGACTTACTCCCAGGAGGAGAGCTCCAGAGCCAGGGACCTTCTGTCCAGCGTGGCCCAGCTGCAGCCTCAAGTCTTCGGGTTTGCCGAGGAGCTGCTCTCCATCTCCCTGGAGCTGAACGCCGCCCGACTCCGGCTCGTCCTCGATAGCCTGACCCGACAG ACCGAGCGGTTCGTCCACGCCCTCAAAGACGAGCTGGTCAAGAGCGCCCTGCTGGAGATCCACCAGCAACACGTGACCGACAGCAACGGCAGCCACGTCCACAGCAACGGGTTGACCTGCGAGGGTTCGCAGCTGGACGGAGAGGCATTGCCGTGGCAACGGGATGGCGTCTGGCGGCGCGACACGGAGTACGACGAGGAGGAGTGG gacaTGGCCTGGGCCAACGTGGCCAAGAGCCTGAACTGTATCGTAGCCATGGTGGACCGGCTGCAGGGGCGGGAGGAGCAACATCAGAAGGGGACGCCATCGGACCAGGAGGCCACGG cCTGGCAGGAGCAGctgctccccctggtggtcaCTCTCAGGGATTGTGTGCGCGAGGCCGTGGGGAAGGCCCAGGCCGCCATGACGTTTGTAatcctgcagggggcgctggCGGCAACTGTCACTCAGGGGCCTGCGTCCATCGTCCAGAGACGTCACGCCGTCTTCAGCCAGGCG CTGTCTGCGTTGGTTTGTGGCTTCATGCTGAAGCTGAACAGAGGTCTCGATGATCCTGacttcctgcagcagcttcacaCTGTCGGCATCCTGGCTCAGTTTGAAGGCCTGCTCAGCACCTACG GTGATGAGGTGGGGATGCTGGAGGACATGGAGGTGGGCGTGGCCGACCTGAGCCGAGTTGCGTTCGCCATCACCGAGGCCAAAACGGACGAACCTCACGACCTGCTGCCGAGGCTCTGTGGAACATG GGCTGGTTTTGTCGTCGAGGTCCCGGTGCCCCCAGAGAACTTCAGGTTGTTGCCACAAGAGCTAAAAGACGGGAGTTTGATTCGAGTTGAACCGGTTCTGTTCAACATTGGAATCAATCAGCACCAGAGTCTGGCTGAgag gttTGGTGACAGTTCACTGCAagagagaatgaatgaacagaGCTGTGTCAGACTGAAGACTTATTGTAGCGCGCTGAGAGAGAGGCTTCCTGACATGG CCGGAGTCCAGACGCTGCCAGAGCTGCTGTCGTCTCTGAATCGCAGCGTGGAgtccaggaagaggaagaacgTGGAGGTCCTGTGGATCGCTGCGACG GTGTGTCGTCAGGTGAACGGCGTCCGGCTGACGAGCTGTAAGAGCGCAAAGGACCGGACGGCCATGTCGGTGACGCTGGAGCAGTGTTTGTTACTTAGAGAGCGGCACGCCCTCAACCGGCAACACTTCAGCTCCGCACTGGACACCATGAGGAG GGACGGCTGCAGGATGGACAACGTCCAGAAGAACGTGGGCAACAGGAAGTTCGCCTTCAGCGGCGTTCAGCTCCTCACCTTCCCCAAACTGTACCGGCCTCCAGACGGCAGCTATGGATAG
- the LOC125006344 gene encoding type II inositol 3,4-bisphosphate 4-phosphatase-like isoform X3, with the protein MEGVNEVGEVNMSRLQMEWQSEDNTLPGHKCPALCDSLHTSVHDKENSPMMRAVLCAQVSKVYRFQTEDQRWLLVREQMSETPLSFSLPRQLLSTLIQEHKDRVQEVKELADLSPHWDGLRHDVINRCSHLIGCYQEVLTELDKLSASCCFKASSSKSERHLQFVSTNLHSQRMEVTSPGSTGVWYEVITFGAPADHHQAFKHGGLKRLLGKHANHSHSSVTYSQEESSRARDLLSSVAQLQPQVFGFAEELLSISLELNAARLRLVLDSLTRQTERFVHALKDELVKSALLEIHQQHVTDSNGSHVHSNGLTCEGSQLDGEALPWQRDGVWRRDTEYDEEEWDMAWANVAKSLNCIVAMVDRLQGREEQHQKGTPSDQEATAWQEQLLPLVVTLRDCVREAVGKAQAAMTFVILQGALAATVTQGPASIVQRRHAVFSQALSALVCGFMLKLNRGLDDPDFLQQLHTVGILAQFEGLLSTYGDEVGMLEDMEVGVADLSRVAFAITEAKTDEPHDLLPRLCGTWAGFVVEVPVPPENFRLLPQELKDGSLIRVEPVLFNIGINQHQSLAERFGDSSLQERMNEQSCVRLKTYCSALRERLPDMAGVQTLPELLSSLNRSVESRKRKNVEVLWIAATVCRQVNGVRLTSCKSAKDRTAMSVTLEQCLLLRERHALNRQHFSSALDTMRRDGCRMDNVQKNVGNRKFAFSGVQLLTFPKLYRPPDGSYG; encoded by the exons ATGGAGGGAGTGAACGAGGTCGGGGAGGTGAATATGTCCCGTCTGCAGATGGAGTGGCAGAGCGAGGACAACACTCTTCCTGGACACAAG TGTCCTGCGCTGTGTGACAGTCTTCACACCTCTGTCCACGACAAAGAAAATAGTCCAATGATGAGAGCTG tgCTGTGTGCTCAGGTGTCGAAGGTGTACCGGTTCCAGACGGAGGATCAGAGGTGGCTGCTGGTCAGGGAACAGATGTCGGAGACgccactctctttctctttgcccaGACAGCTACTGAGTACGCTCATACAGGAGCACAAAGACAG GGTTCAGGAAGTGAAGGAGCTCGCTGACCTTTCACCCCACTGGGACGGCCTCCGCCATGATGTCATCAACCGCTGTAGCCACCTGATTGGTTGCTATCAGGAAGTTCTCACTGAGCTTGATAAACTCTCAG CCTCGTGCTGCTTCAAGGCTAGCAGCAGTAAGTCGGAGCGACACCTTCAGTTTGTTTCCACCAACCTACACTCACAGAGAATGGAGGTCACCAGCCCAGGCAGCACAG GTGTGTGGTATGAGGTCATAACGTTTGGGGCTCCAGCCGATCACCACCAGGCCTTCAAACACGGAGGACTGAAACGACTCCTCGGAAAACACGCCAACCACAGCCACAG CTCGGTGACTTACTCCCAGGAGGAGAGCTCCAGAGCCAGGGACCTTCTGTCCAGCGTGGCCCAGCTGCAGCCTCAAGTCTTCGGGTTTGCCGAGGAGCTGCTCTCCATCTCCCTGGAGCTGAACGCCGCCCGACTCCGGCTCGTCCTCGATAGCCTGACCCGACAG ACCGAGCGGTTCGTCCACGCCCTCAAAGACGAGCTGGTCAAGAGCGCCCTGCTGGAGATCCACCAGCAACACGTGACCGACAGCAACGGCAGCCACGTCCACAGCAACGGGTTGACCTGCGAGGGTTCGCAGCTGGACGGAGAGGCATTGCCGTGGCAACGGGATGGCGTCTGGCGGCGCGACACGGAGTACGACGAGGAGGAGTGG gacaTGGCCTGGGCCAACGTGGCCAAGAGCCTGAACTGTATCGTAGCCATGGTGGACCGGCTGCAGGGGCGGGAGGAGCAACATCAGAAGGGGACGCCATCGGACCAGGAGGCCACGG cCTGGCAGGAGCAGctgctccccctggtggtcaCTCTCAGGGATTGTGTGCGCGAGGCCGTGGGGAAGGCCCAGGCCGCCATGACGTTTGTAatcctgcagggggcgctggCGGCAACTGTCACTCAGGGGCCTGCGTCCATCGTCCAGAGACGTCACGCCGTCTTCAGCCAGGCG CTGTCTGCGTTGGTTTGTGGCTTCATGCTGAAGCTGAACAGAGGTCTCGATGATCCTGacttcctgcagcagcttcacaCTGTCGGCATCCTGGCTCAGTTTGAAGGCCTGCTCAGCACCTACG GTGATGAGGTGGGGATGCTGGAGGACATGGAGGTGGGCGTGGCCGACCTGAGCCGAGTTGCGTTCGCCATCACCGAGGCCAAAACGGACGAACCTCACGACCTGCTGCCGAGGCTCTGTGGAACATG GGCTGGTTTTGTCGTCGAGGTCCCGGTGCCCCCAGAGAACTTCAGGTTGTTGCCACAAGAGCTAAAAGACGGGAGTTTGATTCGAGTTGAACCGGTTCTGTTCAACATTGGAATCAATCAGCACCAGAGTCTGGCTGAgag gttTGGTGACAGTTCACTGCAagagagaatgaatgaacagaGCTGTGTCAGACTGAAGACTTATTGTAGCGCGCTGAGAGAGAGGCTTCCTGACATGG CCGGAGTCCAGACGCTGCCAGAGCTGCTGTCGTCTCTGAATCGCAGCGTGGAgtccaggaagaggaagaacgTGGAGGTCCTGTGGATCGCTGCGACG GTGTGTCGTCAGGTGAACGGCGTCCGGCTGACGAGCTGTAAGAGCGCAAAGGACCGGACGGCCATGTCGGTGACGCTGGAGCAGTGTTTGTTACTTAGAGAGCGGCACGCCCTCAACCGGCAACACTTCAGCTCCGCACTGGACACCATGAGGAG GGACGGCTGCAGGATGGACAACGTCCAGAAGAACGTGGGCAACAGGAAGTTCGCCTTCAGCGGCGTTCAGCTCCTCACCTTCCCCAAACTGTACCGGCCTCCAGACGGCAGCTATGGATAG
- the LOC125006344 gene encoding type II inositol 3,4-bisphosphate 4-phosphatase-like isoform X1, which translates to MEGVNEVGEVNMSRLQMEWQSEDNTLPGHKCPALCDSLHTSVHDKENSPMMRAVLCAQVSKVYRFQTEDQRWLLVREQMSETPLSFSLPRQLLSTLIQEHKDRVQEVKELADLSPHWDGLRHDVINRCSHLIGCYQEVLTELDKLSASCCFKASSSKSERHLQFVSTNLHSQRMEVTSPGSTGVWYEVITFGAPADHHQAFKHGGLKRLLGKHANHSHSSVTYSQEESSRARDLLSSVAQLQPQVFGFAEELLSISLELNAARLRLVLDSLTRQTERFVHALKDELVKSALLEIHQQHVTDSNGSHVHSNGLTCEGSQLDGEALPWQRDGVWRRDTEYDEEEWDMAWANVAKSLNCIVAMVDRLQGREEQHQKGTPSDQEATAWQEQLLPLVVTLRDCVREAVGKAQAAMTFVILQGALAATVTQGPASIVQRRHAVFSQALSALVCGFMLKLNRGLDDPDFLQQLHTVGILAQFEGLLSTYGDEVGMLEDMEVGVADLSRVAFAITEAKTDEPHDLLPRLCGTWAGFVVEVPVPPENFRLLPQELKDGSLIRVEPVLFNIGINQHQSLAERFGDSSLQERMNEQSCVRLKTYCSALRERLPDMAGVQTLPELLSSLNRSVESRKRKNVEVLWIAATVCRQVNGVRLTSCKSAKDRTAMSVTLEQCLLLRERHALNRQHFSSALDTMRRSRLSWGQIQGCYAQSGFTASGLDPGECTLGSPRRHLYPVAFLLVSSHLLVLWFILSLVVLLLKYQ; encoded by the exons ATGGAGGGAGTGAACGAGGTCGGGGAGGTGAATATGTCCCGTCTGCAGATGGAGTGGCAGAGCGAGGACAACACTCTTCCTGGACACAAG TGTCCTGCGCTGTGTGACAGTCTTCACACCTCTGTCCACGACAAAGAAAATAGTCCAATGATGAGAGCTG tgCTGTGTGCTCAGGTGTCGAAGGTGTACCGGTTCCAGACGGAGGATCAGAGGTGGCTGCTGGTCAGGGAACAGATGTCGGAGACgccactctctttctctttgcccaGACAGCTACTGAGTACGCTCATACAGGAGCACAAAGACAG GGTTCAGGAAGTGAAGGAGCTCGCTGACCTTTCACCCCACTGGGACGGCCTCCGCCATGATGTCATCAACCGCTGTAGCCACCTGATTGGTTGCTATCAGGAAGTTCTCACTGAGCTTGATAAACTCTCAG CCTCGTGCTGCTTCAAGGCTAGCAGCAGTAAGTCGGAGCGACACCTTCAGTTTGTTTCCACCAACCTACACTCACAGAGAATGGAGGTCACCAGCCCAGGCAGCACAG GTGTGTGGTATGAGGTCATAACGTTTGGGGCTCCAGCCGATCACCACCAGGCCTTCAAACACGGAGGACTGAAACGACTCCTCGGAAAACACGCCAACCACAGCCACAG CTCGGTGACTTACTCCCAGGAGGAGAGCTCCAGAGCCAGGGACCTTCTGTCCAGCGTGGCCCAGCTGCAGCCTCAAGTCTTCGGGTTTGCCGAGGAGCTGCTCTCCATCTCCCTGGAGCTGAACGCCGCCCGACTCCGGCTCGTCCTCGATAGCCTGACCCGACAG ACCGAGCGGTTCGTCCACGCCCTCAAAGACGAGCTGGTCAAGAGCGCCCTGCTGGAGATCCACCAGCAACACGTGACCGACAGCAACGGCAGCCACGTCCACAGCAACGGGTTGACCTGCGAGGGTTCGCAGCTGGACGGAGAGGCATTGCCGTGGCAACGGGATGGCGTCTGGCGGCGCGACACGGAGTACGACGAGGAGGAGTGG gacaTGGCCTGGGCCAACGTGGCCAAGAGCCTGAACTGTATCGTAGCCATGGTGGACCGGCTGCAGGGGCGGGAGGAGCAACATCAGAAGGGGACGCCATCGGACCAGGAGGCCACGG cCTGGCAGGAGCAGctgctccccctggtggtcaCTCTCAGGGATTGTGTGCGCGAGGCCGTGGGGAAGGCCCAGGCCGCCATGACGTTTGTAatcctgcagggggcgctggCGGCAACTGTCACTCAGGGGCCTGCGTCCATCGTCCAGAGACGTCACGCCGTCTTCAGCCAGGCG CTGTCTGCGTTGGTTTGTGGCTTCATGCTGAAGCTGAACAGAGGTCTCGATGATCCTGacttcctgcagcagcttcacaCTGTCGGCATCCTGGCTCAGTTTGAAGGCCTGCTCAGCACCTACG GTGATGAGGTGGGGATGCTGGAGGACATGGAGGTGGGCGTGGCCGACCTGAGCCGAGTTGCGTTCGCCATCACCGAGGCCAAAACGGACGAACCTCACGACCTGCTGCCGAGGCTCTGTGGAACATG GGCTGGTTTTGTCGTCGAGGTCCCGGTGCCCCCAGAGAACTTCAGGTTGTTGCCACAAGAGCTAAAAGACGGGAGTTTGATTCGAGTTGAACCGGTTCTGTTCAACATTGGAATCAATCAGCACCAGAGTCTGGCTGAgag gttTGGTGACAGTTCACTGCAagagagaatgaatgaacagaGCTGTGTCAGACTGAAGACTTATTGTAGCGCGCTGAGAGAGAGGCTTCCTGACATGG CCGGAGTCCAGACGCTGCCAGAGCTGCTGTCGTCTCTGAATCGCAGCGTGGAgtccaggaagaggaagaacgTGGAGGTCCTGTGGATCGCTGCGACG GTGTGTCGTCAGGTGAACGGCGTCCGGCTGACGAGCTGTAAGAGCGCAAAGGACCGGACGGCCATGTCGGTGACGCTGGAGCAGTGTTTGTTACTTAGAGAGCGGCACGCCCTCAACCGGCAACACTTCAGCTCCGCACTGGACACCATGAGGAG ATCTCGTCTGTCCTGGGGGCAGATCCAGGGGTGTTACGCCCAGTCAGGGTTCACCGCCTCTGGGTTAGATCCAGGCGAATGTACCTTGGGTAGTCCCAGACGACACCTTTACCCGGTGGCCTTCCTCCTGGTGTCCTCTCACCTGCTGGTTCTGTGGTTCATCCTCAGTCTGGTTGTTCTTCTGCTTAAATACCAGTAA